One genomic region from Evansella sp. LMS18 encodes:
- a CDS encoding MBL fold metallo-hydrolase, with product MGKRKRYQNYDNVKNEQSFSDMLRWAKERRQKKKELSVHLPHSEQKQAEELRENKEAFSLTWIGHATFLIQMDGLNILTDPVWAKRMGVQKRLTEPGLAQEELPEIDIVVISHGHYDHLDFRSIRKLKGEPTFYVPEGLKSAFTRRGYKKVTEANWWDTFEAGGIKLSFVPAQHWTKRTITDTNTSHWGGWIFEDSSGQSVYFVGDTGYFRGFQDIGEKFETDIVLMPIGAYEPEWFMKVSHINPEDAVKAFLELKGKKFVPMHYGAYRLADDTGPEALDRLLKEWSRMDLDESMLKVLKLGETYWGEGV from the coding sequence ATGGGGAAAAGAAAAAGGTACCAAAACTATGATAACGTAAAAAATGAACAGTCTTTTTCAGATATGCTCAGGTGGGCGAAAGAACGCAGGCAGAAGAAAAAAGAACTCTCTGTTCATCTGCCCCACTCAGAACAGAAACAAGCTGAGGAACTGCGGGAAAATAAAGAGGCTTTCTCTCTTACATGGATTGGCCATGCGACCTTTTTGATTCAAATGGACGGGCTCAATATCTTGACTGACCCGGTCTGGGCGAAGCGCATGGGCGTACAGAAGAGACTGACAGAGCCAGGGCTGGCACAGGAAGAGCTGCCGGAAATAGATATAGTTGTTATTTCACACGGCCATTACGACCATCTGGATTTCAGGTCAATAAGGAAATTGAAGGGAGAGCCTACTTTTTATGTCCCTGAAGGTTTGAAGTCTGCCTTTACGAGAAGAGGCTACAAAAAGGTAACCGAAGCGAATTGGTGGGACACTTTTGAAGCAGGGGGCATAAAGCTTTCCTTTGTTCCCGCCCAGCACTGGACAAAACGGACGATAACAGACACGAATACTTCCCACTGGGGAGGGTGGATTTTCGAGGACAGCAGCGGCCAATCTGTATATTTTGTGGGCGACACAGGCTACTTCCGCGGTTTTCAGGACATTGGTGAAAAATTTGAAACGGATATTGTTTTAATGCCGATTGGCGCCTATGAACCGGAGTGGTTCATGAAAGTTTCCCATATTAACCCGGAAGATGCTGTAAAAGCTTTTCTGGAGTTGAAGGGGAAAAAATTTGTGCCCATGCATTATGGAGCATACCGGCTTGCTGATGACACAGGGCCGGAAGCGCTAGACAGGCTGCTAAAAGAGTGGAGCCGTATGGATTTAGATGAAAGTATGCTGAAGGTTTTAAAGCTTGGAGAGACATACTGGGGCGAGGGTGTGTGA
- a CDS encoding YusW family protein codes for MRKQKYLLSTAALSAAMLVTACGEGNDTTDNTTNQNGDTNQGTEVNDTNDNSPADNNADEAVENNNLDDDTDTNADTNTDEVDNDAADNGSADNNDADEDSTAENNGGEDTSSTLAFGVREFELEIDFQDGSQWEFEYEDDNGETEAEIEKENGDESEREGSEAIDEMEAMLQELQIFPDTSEDDAIDQVLSYLEITEDELTEFELEIEYQNGDELEIERSY; via the coding sequence ATGCGCAAACAAAAATACTTACTGAGCACCGCAGCACTTTCAGCCGCAATGTTGGTGACTGCCTGCGGTGAAGGTAACGATACAACAGACAATACAACTAACCAGAATGGTGATACAAACCAGGGAACAGAAGTAAATGATACAAACGATAACTCCCCGGCTGACAACAATGCAGACGAAGCTGTGGAGAATAATAATTTAGATGATGATACAGATACAAATGCTGATACCAATACTGACGAGGTCGATAATGATGCTGCTGATAACGGATCCGCTGATAATAATGATGCCGATGAAGATAGTACAGCAGAAAACAACGGAGGCGAGGACACATCAAGCACACTCGCATTCGGTGTAAGAGAATTTGAATTGGAGATTGATTTTCAGGACGGAAGCCAGTGGGAATTTGAATACGAAGATGACAACGGGGAAACAGAAGCTGAAATTGAAAAAGAAAATGGAGATGAATCTGAGCGTGAAGGCTCTGAGGCAATTGATGAAATGGAAGCAATGCTCCAGGAGCTTCAAATCTTCCCTGACACTTCAGAAGATGATGCAATTGATCAGGTTCTCTCTTATCTTGAAATCACCGAAGATGAACTAACAGAATTTGAACTGGAGATTGAATATCAAAACGGAGATGAGCTTGAAATAGAACGTTCGTATTAA
- a CDS encoding YihY/virulence factor BrkB family protein, giving the protein MKFLRSLYIRFKEHGLIDLGAQCSYYLILSLFPFLIFIITLMSFLPFTFEDDLGLISDDIIPSGVLLVVENQWDVITEAQHTGLMSFGILFTLWTASLALNSILRSLNLAYNVTEERGMIKSRVISILLTISMFAVVLVALVLQVIGGALKEFLAVGFTFFEFDLLRWGISSLILFIVFTVLYVTGPSLRLALKDVYIGAVFATIGWQLTSLGFTYYLNNFADYTATYGAIGTVIALMVWFHFSSIIVLLGGEINAALKED; this is encoded by the coding sequence ATGAAGTTTCTGCGGTCTTTATATATACGGTTTAAGGAGCATGGCTTAATTGACCTGGGAGCCCAGTGTTCTTATTACTTAATCCTGTCTTTGTTTCCTTTTCTCATATTTATCATTACCTTGATGTCTTTCCTGCCTTTTACTTTTGAAGACGACCTGGGACTTATCAGCGATGATATTATCCCGTCAGGTGTGCTTCTGGTAGTGGAGAACCAGTGGGACGTAATAACAGAAGCTCAGCATACAGGGCTAATGTCCTTTGGTATTTTATTTACTTTATGGACAGCCTCGCTTGCCCTCAACTCCATCCTTCGCTCCCTTAACCTTGCATACAATGTTACAGAAGAAAGAGGCATGATTAAATCAAGGGTTATCTCTATTCTTCTCACAATCAGCATGTTTGCAGTTGTGCTGGTAGCTCTTGTACTTCAGGTTATCGGAGGGGCATTGAAAGAATTTCTGGCAGTTGGATTTACGTTTTTTGAGTTTGACCTCCTGCGTTGGGGTATAAGTTCACTAATACTCTTTATTGTTTTTACCGTGTTATATGTCACCGGGCCAAGTCTGCGCCTCGCCCTGAAAGATGTTTATATTGGGGCTGTATTTGCCACGATCGGCTGGCAGCTGACATCCTTAGGATTCACCTATTATTTAAATAATTTTGCAGACTACACAGCAACGTACGGAGCCATAGGAACAGTCATCGCCCTGATGGTCTGGTTCCACTTCTCCTCGATCATCGTCCTTCTCGGCGGAGAAATCAATGCAGCCCTGAAAGAAGACTAA
- a CDS encoding alpha/beta fold hydrolase, with amino-acid sequence MNKFTGKILTVALGAGLVLSACSGEGDTDPESAEQTGEEIISKLINEEYEDIYSDYFTANLQASLSADDFGDNWKRRTEDAGDFVEIASITSADWNDTHSVAEASLAYTESTVEVRMTINSEEQLDGFNITGVYASNELPEGAVEEEVTIGEGTDYELGGTLTIPAEPLEGAPAVILVHGSGPIDRDGSAFAYKPFRDIAWGLAESGVAVLRYDKRTYTHSASMDPDSMNRFTVNEETIEDAVRAADLLKSDERFNEENIYLIGHSLGGMLAPRIDQDGGDFSGIAILAGSPRPLWEIIYDQNMNMLENDSTEMSDQERTEFLHLVEAEMQKARRLEDMTDEEAAQSTLFGLPAYYFKEMDQYNPGEIAAEMDKPLFIAQGEEDFQVSVEEDFSAWHDYLEETDDNVTFITYPQLNHFFVPSEGPESGTAGEYERPATVEKQVIADLAEWMEETSGN; translated from the coding sequence ATGAATAAATTTACTGGGAAAATATTGACCGTGGCTCTGGGAGCCGGACTGGTGCTCAGCGCATGTTCAGGTGAAGGCGATACTGACCCTGAATCAGCTGAACAAACAGGAGAAGAGATAATCTCTAAACTTATCAATGAAGAATACGAGGATATATACTCCGACTACTTTACAGCTAATTTGCAGGCTTCATTGTCTGCAGATGACTTCGGGGACAACTGGAAAAGGCGTACAGAAGACGCTGGAGACTTTGTGGAAATCGCATCGATTACTTCTGCAGACTGGAATGACACCCACTCAGTAGCTGAGGCAAGCCTTGCTTACACCGAAAGTACTGTGGAAGTAAGGATGACGATTAACAGTGAGGAACAGCTCGACGGGTTTAATATCACCGGGGTTTATGCCAGTAATGAACTGCCTGAAGGGGCGGTTGAAGAAGAGGTCACCATCGGGGAAGGTACAGACTATGAGCTTGGGGGCACACTGACCATTCCGGCAGAACCACTTGAAGGGGCTCCGGCAGTTATTCTTGTTCACGGTTCCGGTCCGATAGACAGAGACGGAAGTGCTTTCGCCTATAAGCCATTTCGCGATATAGCCTGGGGCCTTGCGGAAAGTGGAGTGGCAGTACTAAGGTACGATAAAAGAACTTATACCCACTCAGCTTCCATGGACCCTGACAGTATGAACAGGTTTACCGTTAATGAAGAAACAATTGAAGACGCTGTCCGTGCAGCAGACCTGCTAAAATCAGATGAACGTTTTAACGAAGAAAACATTTATTTAATCGGGCACAGCCTTGGAGGGATGCTCGCCCCAAGAATCGATCAGGATGGGGGAGATTTTTCCGGCATCGCCATTCTTGCCGGTTCACCACGCCCTCTCTGGGAAATAATCTATGACCAGAATATGAATATGCTTGAAAATGACTCCACGGAGATGTCCGATCAGGAAAGGACAGAATTTCTGCACCTCGTGGAAGCAGAGATGCAGAAGGCAAGAAGACTTGAGGATATGACTGATGAGGAAGCTGCCCAGTCCACCCTGTTCGGCCTGCCTGCATATTATTTTAAAGAAATGGACCAGTATAACCCTGGGGAAATTGCAGCAGAGATGGACAAACCACTGTTTATAGCCCAGGGAGAAGAGGATTTCCAGGTATCAGTGGAAGAGGATTTTTCCGCATGGCATGATTACCTTGAAGAAACCGATGATAATGTGACTTTCATTACCTACCCGCAGCTGAACCACTTTTTTGTCCCTTCAGAAGGTCCTGAGTCAGGTACGGCCGGGGAGTACGAAAGGCCAGCCACTGTTGAGAAACAGGTGATTGCTGATCTTGCAGAATGGATGGAAGAAACATCAGGAAATTAA